The following are from one region of the Amia ocellicauda isolate fAmiCal2 chromosome 1, fAmiCal2.hap1, whole genome shotgun sequence genome:
- the LOC136758930 gene encoding trace amine-associated receptor 1-like — protein sequence MILLTVCGNLFVVISIAHFKQLHSPTNFLILSLAIADFLLGGFIMPPSMFRSLETCWYFGDLFYRYFAVCEPLQYKTKITACVSNIMIVVSWSISAVIGFGMVFLGLNIRGIEDLYYENVDCVGGCILIQSAASSMISSMVSFYIPGFIMISIYFKIFLVARRQVRSIEGIATQTADERRKTTASQMERKAAKTLGIVMGVFLFCWMPFFLCNIIDPIFNYSVPPILFDTLTWLGYLNSTLNPLVYAFFYRWFRKALYIILFGNIFQTNSSRTKLIID from the exons ATGATTCTCCTCACTGTGTGTGGTAATCTCTTTGTCGTCATTTCCATTGCACATTTCAAACAGCTTCATTCACCAACTAATTTCCTCATCCTCTCTTTAGCCATTGCTGACTTTCTCCTAGGAGGATTTATAATGCCTCCCAGTATGTTCCGATCTCTTGAAACATGTTGGTATTTTGGAGACTTGTTTT ATCGATACTTTGCTGTGTGTGAACCCCTGCAGTATAAAACTAAAATTACTGCTTGTGTCTCAAATATCATGATTGTTGTTAGCTGGAGCATTTCAGCAGTTATTGGATTTGGGATGGTGTTTCTAGGATTGAATATAAGAGGCATTGAAGATTTGTATTATGAGAATGTTGATTGTGTAGGGGGATGCATTCTGATACAGAGTGCAGCATCAAGCATGATTTCCTCCATGGTTTCTTTTTACATCCCAGGCTTTATTATGATTAGCATCTATTTTAAAATTTTCCTTGTAGCAAGAAGACAAGTCAGGTCAATTGAAGGCATAGCAACTCAGACTGCAGATGAAAGAAGAAAGACAACTGCAAGCCAGATGGAAAGAAAAGCTGCAAAGACACTCGGGATAGTGATGGGAGTCTTTCTCTTCTGCTGGATGCCATTTTTCTTGTGTAATATTATAGACCCTATTTTTAATTACTCAGTTCCTCCTATTTTATTTGATACTCTCACCTGGTTAGGCTATTTAAATTCAACACTCAATCCTCTTGTCTATGCTTTCTTTTATCGCTGGTTTAGAAAAGCACTCTATATTATACTGTTTGGAAATATATTTCAAACCAATTCATCAAGAACAAAATTAATTATAGACTGA